The genomic DNA TTGACGTGCCGGGCAACACTGCCGCGCGGCTCGCAGATCAGCATGCGCCTTATATGGTCGTGATCACGCTCCATGGTGATCATCTTTTCCATCATTGTGCGCCCCGCCGGCGGCAGCACGCCGCCCACGATGACATCGCCGACCTCACCCTCGGCATGACAGCCGACCACGCGAATACTGGTTCTGGTACGCATTGTTGCTCCCTGTCGATCAAAGCAATCTGCCGGGTAGATAGCGCGGATAGCTGCGCGAGTCCCGAATGACGACGGTTTTGAGGACACAGAATTCTTCGGCCGCATAGCGCCCGTTCTCGCGACCGAACCCGCTCTGGCTCCGACCGGCACCTCGGACGGTGCGTTGCGGCTGCGCTCAGCAAGGCATGGCTCCATCGGCGATCTCGAGCTCCGCTCTAAGTAGTTTCCCCTAGGGACATAACCGAATTTCGGCGCGGCGGGATTTGGGCGATTGCTGTTGTCACGAATTCACCGGGACCACAGCCATGTACGCCCAAGCCTCCGCCAAGATCGAACTGTCGTCATACCTTCCTCATCAGAGCCCGGCGCCCATCTTTGAAGGGGCGACAACGCAGCCGGTCAGCTTCTTCCCGGCCGGCGCCGAGATTTACGCCCAGGGCGAAAAGGCCGGTGCCCTCTACCAGGTCGAATTCGGCGCCGTCCGTATCTACCGCTTGCTCGCCGACGGCCGCAGACAGATAAGCGCGTTCCACCTGGCCGGAGAAACATTCGGCTTCGAAGCCGACGCCAATCACCATTTCTTCGCCGAAGCGATCAATGCGACCGGCGTGCGCGTCTTTCGCACCCCCTCGGGCATGGACATGTCCCGCCAGCTTCTGCCCCTTGCGCTCAAGGGGCTGACCCGCGCGCAGGAACATCTTCTGGTGCTTGGCCGCCAGAACGCCATCGAGCGCGTCGCCGCATTCCTGGTCGAAATGTCCGAGCGTCAGGGTGGGTTGCGGCAGGTGGAACTGCCGATGTCGCGGATCGATATCGGCGACTATCTCGGCCTCACCATCGAAACCGTGTCGCGCGTCTTCACGCGGCTGAAGGAGAAAGGCGTCATCCGCCTGCTCAGCCTGCGCAGCATCGAAATCCTCAAGCGGGATGCGCTGCTGGCGATGGGGGAATGAGGCCCTTTTCGAGCCGATCTCCGCATCAACCTCCTGAAAGGGATGCCAATGAAAACCACACTTACCACGCACACCGGATTCCGCTTCGAAGTGCGCCGTGCACGCGCCGACGACGAGCCGCTCGTAGCCGAGTTCTTCACTCATGTGACGCCGGAGGATTTGCGCTTCCGCTTCCTCGGAGCCGTGAAGGAGGTCTCGCATGAGCGGCTGGTGGCGATGACCCGTTCAGACGATCCGCATATTCATAATTTTCTTGCATTCTCGACCGACGGGATGCTGATCGCAGTGGCGACCCTCGCCAACGATCCGGCCGACCGGCGCGGCGAAGTCGCCATCTGCATTCGCGAAGACCGCAAGCATCTCGGCGTCAGCTGGGAATTTCTCGGCTACATCGCGCGCTATGCAGACGACCATGGCATCGAGACGATCGAGTCGATCGAGAGCCGGGAAAACCGCGCCGCGATCGAGCTTGAGCGCGAGATGGGCTTCACCGTCGCACCCGACCCCAATGACTCTACACTCGTCCTGGTTCAGCGGAAGCTCGGCGCCAAGTTGCCGGGCTAGAGCAATTTCAGGAAAAGCGCGCAACGATTGGGCTCGGCGACTTCGCCGGAGCCTTCCCTTCGGAATTGCGTAAAAATAAACAGTTAGAGCGGTTCAGCGATTCTACCAAACGCTGAACCGCTCTGAGTCCCACCACCCGTCACGGGCAAATCAGACCACTTCGAGTTTGAGGAGTTGCGTGGCCACCGCGCGTTCCTCGTCGGCCGGAATGACAAGAACGTCGACGCGGGAATTCGGGGCGCTGACCAGTTCGACGCCACCGCGGTTCAAACCGTCATCGAGCGCGACACCGAGCCATGCCGCGGCCTCGCAGATCCTTTGCCGGATTTGAGGCGCATGCTCGCCGATGCCCGCGGTGAACACGAGCGTGTCGAGCCCTCCAAGCGCGGCTGCGAGCGATCCGATCTCACGCCCGACGCGATAGACGAAGAGATCGACGGCACGGGCCGCCGCAGGGTCCTTCGACGCAAGCAGGGTCTGCATATCCCCGGAAATGCCGGATACGCCGAGAAGGCCCGATTGCTCATAAAGCAAGGTGGACAATTCGTCCGGCGACAGCTTGCGATCCTGCAAAAGGTGCAGAAGCACGCCAGGATCGATGGCGCCGCAGCGTGTGCTCATGACGAGGCCGTCAAGCGTCGAAAAACCCATGGTGGTGGCGAGGCTTTCCCCGGCCTTCATCGCGCACAGGCTCGCCCCGCTGCCGAGATGGGCGACAATCGTTCGTCCGCCGGCGCTTGAGCCGTAGCGGTCACGGAGCTTCGCAGCGATGTGGCTGTAGGAGAGCCCGTGGAAGCCATAGGAGACGATGCCCTGCTCCGACATCTCGCGCGGCAAGCCATAGAGCCGGGCGAGCTCGGGCCGCGCCGCGTGGAAGGCGGTATCGAAGCAGCCGACCTGTTTGACTCCAGGCAAAAGCCGACGGGCCAGGCCGACGATCTCCAAGTTAATCGCCTGATGGATCGGAGCGAGCGGTTCGAGCCTGTGCAGGGCATCGACCGTGCGCTCGTCGAGCAGGGTCGCGCGAACTAAATTCTGACCGCCATGCACGATGCGATGGCCCACTTTGCCGACCTGGCGCAGAAGGCCGCTATCGGCGA from Mesorhizobium sp. M1E.F.Ca.ET.045.02.1.1 includes the following:
- a CDS encoding GNAT family N-acetyltransferase, which gives rise to MKTTLTTHTGFRFEVRRARADDEPLVAEFFTHVTPEDLRFRFLGAVKEVSHERLVAMTRSDDPHIHNFLAFSTDGMLIAVATLANDPADRRGEVAICIREDRKHLGVSWEFLGYIARYADDHGIETIESIESRENRAAIELEREMGFTVAPDPNDSTLVLVQRKLGAKLPG
- a CDS encoding acetate/propionate family kinase — its product is MIGTILILNGGSSSLKFALFQERGELPLLARGSVSSIGYRPRLHVAPMALSPGIDRSLGDGPIDIAKAFEAVSSFLADSGLLRQVGKVGHRIVHGGQNLVRATLLDERTVDALHRLEPLAPIHQAINLEIVGLARRLLPGVKQVGCFDTAFHAARPELARLYGLPREMSEQGIVSYGFHGLSYSHIAAKLRDRYGSSAGGRTIVAHLGSGASLCAMKAGESLATTMGFSTLDGLVMSTRCGAIDPGVLLHLLQDRKLSPDELSTLLYEQSGLLGVSGISGDMQTLLASKDPAAARAVDLFVYRVGREIGSLAAALGGLDTLVFTAGIGEHAPQIRQRICEAAAWLGVALDDGLNRGGVELVSAPNSRVDVLVIPADEERAVATQLLKLEVV
- a CDS encoding helix-turn-helix domain-containing protein, giving the protein MYAQASAKIELSSYLPHQSPAPIFEGATTQPVSFFPAGAEIYAQGEKAGALYQVEFGAVRIYRLLADGRRQISAFHLAGETFGFEADANHHFFAEAINATGVRVFRTPSGMDMSRQLLPLALKGLTRAQEHLLVLGRQNAIERVAAFLVEMSERQGGLRQVELPMSRIDIGDYLGLTIETVSRVFTRLKEKGVIRLLSLRSIEILKRDALLAMGE